The following proteins are co-located in the Leptospira weilii genome:
- a CDS encoding STAS domain-containing protein, producing MEIRSRLSGDILKLKLRGHLDSVSAEDFYSYLKSKWEEGIRKFLFSCEELEYIESEGICVLARFENFLKNRGASSAYCAFNEECKTLLSFLGFGRSIAFFEDPQRAEEYLSLIKIQDRRRNRPASTSTSRIKRNSPVQFYSSGSSPKGAAPRGSRSYVPEIQTVPELEIESDKTQKISEPETLKTEDPHGISSQSQRLRAFLNEEKEKKEPSISQEEVSVFSENSSLSDVTESFVSDKSSEVYSVKSVFEKAIQTERNFPKRIIYCGACSSRIRVSKPGRYRCPACQIQFDLNTMDGVRYLEKLIGT from the coding sequence GTGGAAATCAGATCCAGACTTTCCGGAGACATTCTCAAACTCAAACTTAGAGGACATTTGGACTCTGTGAGTGCGGAGGATTTTTATTCCTATTTGAAATCGAAATGGGAAGAGGGGATTCGCAAATTTTTATTCTCTTGCGAAGAGTTGGAATATATAGAATCCGAAGGGATCTGCGTTCTTGCAAGATTCGAGAACTTCTTGAAAAACAGAGGAGCATCTTCTGCTTATTGCGCGTTCAACGAAGAATGCAAAACCCTTTTGAGCTTTTTAGGTTTCGGTAGATCGATCGCTTTTTTTGAGGATCCTCAACGCGCCGAGGAATATCTTTCTTTGATCAAAATTCAGGACCGGAGAAGGAATCGACCCGCTTCGACTTCAACTTCAAGGATCAAAAGAAATTCTCCTGTACAGTTCTACTCTTCCGGTTCTTCTCCAAAAGGCGCGGCTCCTCGTGGTTCCCGCTCGTATGTTCCGGAGATTCAGACCGTTCCCGAACTTGAGATCGAATCGGATAAGACTCAAAAAATTTCCGAACCGGAGACTTTAAAAACTGAAGATCCTCACGGTATTTCTAGTCAATCTCAAAGATTGCGGGCGTTTTTAAACGAAGAAAAGGAGAAGAAAGAACCTTCTATTTCTCAAGAAGAAGTTTCGGTATTTTCTGAGAATTCTTCCTTATCCGATGTAACAGAGTCTTTCGTTTCGGATAAAAGTTCCGAAGTATATTCGGTAAAGTCCGTTTTTGAAAAAGCGATTCAAACCGAAAGGAATTTCCCCAAAAGAATTATTTATTGCGGGGCTTGTTCTTCGAGAATTCGAGTTTCAAAACCCGGAAGATACCGGTGTCCGGCTTGTCAGATTCAGTTTGACTTGAACACTATGGACGGAGTTCGATACTTAGAAAAACTTATAGGAACTTGA
- a CDS encoding LIC_12071 family protein: MFYFLLLLIVCESIALGAVVWSFLESSLASFELLKVGSDNRARDTLGTLAKAAENSGADGSYDDMNFVFSRLVKLSDKDTDGYAIKEIFLTNEVGIVLAHSNSEYLGENLKKRKPVALYQDSLYTRAFRLRKWQIGIPVLLRKKEEASKSIFFSKFESFFPEINEPEILLSAAVYHPVKLERVAAIHMIYDRGNFRKFVFRQTELLEWLLRNDSLIALGAAVFLECIYLLLTLGNPTKKLVPDRNSKPLVEKVSHTNSTHVPVLVKKSSPLDSVVFPGSLGSPTENVEVASVQTTPVAAPVESIQAVSYSETESTIQQQKVEAAQTEPIISQFNPDIAAEKVLDAIYLG; this comes from the coding sequence ATGTTCTATTTTCTGTTGCTGTTGATCGTTTGCGAATCAATTGCACTCGGAGCCGTTGTATGGTCCTTTTTGGAATCTTCTTTGGCCTCCTTTGAACTTTTGAAAGTCGGTTCGGATAATCGAGCCAGGGATACATTGGGCACTCTTGCAAAAGCGGCCGAAAATTCCGGCGCAGACGGTTCTTACGACGATATGAACTTCGTTTTTTCCAGATTGGTTAAACTTTCCGACAAAGACACCGATGGTTACGCGATCAAAGAGATCTTTTTGACAAACGAGGTGGGAATTGTTCTCGCTCATTCCAATTCAGAATATCTCGGGGAAAACTTAAAAAAAAGAAAGCCGGTTGCCTTGTATCAGGATTCTTTATATACGAGAGCTTTTCGTCTTCGTAAGTGGCAGATTGGCATTCCGGTCCTTTTGAGAAAAAAGGAGGAAGCTTCTAAGAGTATTTTCTTTTCTAAGTTCGAAAGTTTTTTTCCGGAGATCAACGAACCTGAAATTCTTCTTTCCGCGGCAGTTTATCACCCCGTGAAATTAGAGAGGGTGGCGGCGATTCATATGATCTATGATCGAGGTAATTTTCGGAAGTTCGTCTTTCGGCAAACGGAACTTTTGGAATGGCTTCTTCGAAATGATTCTTTGATCGCTCTCGGTGCCGCTGTGTTCTTGGAATGTATCTATCTCTTACTAACCTTGGGCAATCCCACAAAAAAATTGGTTCCGGATAGGAATTCCAAGCCACTTGTGGAAAAGGTTTCTCATACAAACTCGACTCACGTTCCCGTTCTTGTAAAAAAATCCAGTCCGTTGGATTCGGTCGTTTTTCCCGGAAGTCTGGGAAGTCCTACGGAAAACGTCGAGGTCGCTTCCGTGCAAACGACACCCGTTGCCGCTCCGGTCGAATCAATTCAAGCGGTTTCCTATTCCGAGACTGAATCGACTATTCAACAACAAAAGGTTGAAGCGGCGCAAACGGAGCCGATCATTTCTCAATTCAATCCGGACATTGCCGCTGAAAAAGTTTTGGACGCGATTTATTTAGGGTAA
- the lipB gene encoding lipoyl(octanoyl) transferase LipB, translating into MVEFRKKIPYLRYLEMQEKLRKFRRECILFLEHASTITRGINYNPENLLLGREFLESQGIQVHFIQRGGDFTAHEPGQLVIYSHVDLKKRNLSIRSYLENLLQSVIDSARVTWGLNLITDSDSPGLYLESNPSKKICSIGVNFKSFFTSHGVAFNLNNDFTAFRCINPCGRNWTDMTSVEKLGLDFTKRNQFISLMKTNLGSFLEPISKLTL; encoded by the coding sequence ATGGTCGAATTTCGGAAAAAAATTCCTTACCTCCGTTACTTGGAAATGCAGGAAAAACTGCGAAAGTTCCGGAGGGAATGTATTCTATTTTTGGAACATGCTTCCACAATCACCCGCGGAATCAATTATAATCCGGAGAATCTTCTCTTGGGAAGGGAATTTCTAGAATCTCAGGGAATTCAGGTCCACTTTATCCAAAGAGGCGGGGATTTTACGGCTCACGAACCCGGTCAGCTCGTCATTTATTCTCACGTGGACTTAAAAAAAAGAAATCTCTCGATCCGTTCTTATCTGGAGAATTTGCTTCAGTCCGTAATCGATTCTGCTCGTGTAACCTGGGGTTTGAATCTGATCACCGATTCGGATTCTCCCGGTTTGTATCTCGAATCGAATCCTTCCAAGAAGATCTGTTCTATCGGCGTGAACTTTAAATCCTTTTTTACGAGTCATGGGGTCGCGTTCAATTTGAATAACGATTTTACAGCTTTTCGTTGTATCAATCCTTGCGGTAGAAATTGGACCGATATGACCAGCGTGGAAAAACTCGGTCTCGATTTTACTAAGAGGAACCAATTTATTTCTCTTATGAAAACGAATTTGGGTTCTTTTCTGGAACCTATTTCGAAATTAACCCTGTAA
- a CDS encoding type II toxin-antitoxin system antitoxin SocA domain-containing protein, translating to MEKLLEVISFILQKSPNGRDRLSLSKLIYYADGVYFQKNAKLITNQTYIHLEDSPCALDFQSALLHLRKSGLIDIQPKLTEKGISGFQIVWTGEPGEEAIDLNRQEKRIIRKVLENFKNAVYDENRVYPNLYENYIISPLFAEIPFSMDTLNTKIHFFKRKTLLNISGKIFKVLFSE from the coding sequence ATGGAAAAACTCTTAGAAGTCATCTCTTTTATCCTTCAGAAATCTCCTAACGGAAGAGACCGCCTATCCCTTTCCAAGCTGATTTACTATGCGGACGGGGTTTATTTTCAGAAGAACGCAAAACTCATCACAAATCAGACATACATTCATTTGGAGGACTCCCCCTGTGCCTTGGATTTCCAATCGGCTTTGCTTCATCTAAGGAAAAGCGGTCTAATTGATATACAACCCAAATTGACGGAAAAAGGGATCTCCGGATTTCAAATCGTCTGGACGGGGGAACCGGGAGAAGAAGCCATCGACCTCAATCGGCAGGAAAAAAGAATCATTCGTAAAGTTTTGGAAAACTTCAAAAATGCGGTTTATGACGAGAATCGCGTATATCCGAACCTGTACGAAAACTATATCATTTCCCCTCTTTTTGCGGAAATTCCATTTAGTATGGATACTTTAAATACCAAAATTCACTTTTTTAAGAGGAAAACGCTTTTAAATATCTCCGGTAAAATTTTTAAGGTACTATTTAGCGAGTAA
- the panD gene encoding aspartate 1-decarboxylase, translating into MKGKIHRATVTDADLNYEGSLTVDMDLVDAAGMRVYEKVSVVNVNNGARFETYIIEGKRGSGEICLNGAAARLGMKGDKVIIITYAQVEETELPPNYTPKVVHVDENNRKR; encoded by the coding sequence ATGAAAGGTAAAATTCACCGGGCTACGGTAACGGACGCGGATTTAAATTACGAAGGCAGTCTGACCGTGGATATGGACCTTGTAGACGCTGCAGGAATGCGCGTTTATGAAAAGGTTTCCGTGGTAAACGTAAACAACGGCGCTCGTTTTGAAACCTATATCATCGAAGGAAAGCGAGGTTCCGGAGAAATTTGTCTGAACGGAGCGGCCGCAAGACTCGGTATGAAAGGCGACAAAGTCATTATCATCACCTATGCCCAAGTGGAAGAAACAGAACTTCCTCCCAACTACACTCCCAAAGTAGTCCACGTTGACGAAAATAATCGAAAACGTTAA
- a CDS encoding HDOD domain-containing protein — MLNIPELTETLLSGKDIDIEYKFVSEEDHQQLYNLLLNILGKIDRLFLTEVISTILKEILMNANKANAKRIYFLKKDLDIHNPDHYSKGMKTFQQEITHHWDEQKEILQNSGFQIHFRAKMVNNNFAILVENDSALLPQELDRIKKRIESAKKYNDLSDAFMDISDSQESAGLGLVLIQLLLKNSGIGSDKFKIDTDGKLTRATLVVPQQIVPIEITTKLKEKILIEIEGLPPLPNTLTRIISLCNNPDSDLGIIANEIEKNPALSVDLLKLSNSAGFASRNKVNTIVQAVKVVGLKNVRNLLYVSGVRKIMDGRYAKLQEVWNHSNMCSFFIRQIAGRGGMSRVADIAAAGALLHDLGKFILLSLNQKLFIKLTNYQKDRDFGSSTILEEISIGISHPTLGALLAKKWDFPPDLVQMIEFHHRPFMNVDSVYHDLVELVYLANMMMDYIDKKASFFTIDETILRKYDFADKKTFEETCEKLRKLYEIAKMEN; from the coding sequence ATGCTAAACATACCGGAACTTACAGAAACTCTCCTCAGCGGAAAAGACATAGATATCGAATATAAATTTGTGTCCGAGGAAGACCACCAACAACTCTATAATTTATTGCTTAATATTCTCGGAAAGATAGACAGACTTTTTTTAACGGAAGTCATTTCCACGATCCTAAAAGAAATTCTGATGAACGCGAACAAAGCGAACGCAAAGCGGATTTACTTTCTCAAAAAGGATCTAGATATTCATAATCCGGACCATTATTCGAAAGGAATGAAAACCTTTCAACAGGAGATAACGCATCATTGGGACGAACAGAAGGAGATTTTGCAGAACAGCGGTTTTCAAATTCACTTTCGCGCGAAGATGGTGAATAACAATTTCGCGATTTTGGTGGAAAACGATTCCGCTCTTTTGCCACAGGAACTAGATAGAATCAAAAAAAGAATAGAATCCGCTAAAAAATACAATGATCTTTCCGATGCGTTTATGGACATATCCGACTCTCAGGAAAGCGCGGGACTCGGTTTGGTTTTGATTCAACTCCTTTTGAAAAACTCTGGGATCGGTTCTGACAAATTCAAGATCGATACGGACGGGAAATTGACAAGAGCCACCCTTGTAGTACCTCAACAAATCGTTCCGATCGAAATCACCACAAAACTCAAAGAAAAAATTCTGATAGAGATAGAAGGATTACCCCCACTTCCGAACACTCTCACTAGAATCATCTCGTTGTGCAACAATCCGGATTCCGATCTTGGAATTATTGCAAACGAAATCGAAAAAAATCCGGCGCTCAGCGTAGACTTGTTAAAACTTTCCAACTCGGCGGGATTCGCGAGCAGAAATAAGGTCAACACGATCGTTCAAGCTGTTAAGGTAGTCGGCCTTAAGAACGTAAGAAATCTTCTCTATGTTTCGGGAGTGAGAAAGATCATGGACGGACGTTATGCGAAATTACAAGAAGTGTGGAACCATTCCAATATGTGTAGCTTTTTCATTCGTCAAATAGCGGGCAGAGGTGGAATGAGTAGGGTCGCGGATATTGCCGCCGCCGGAGCTCTACTTCACGATTTGGGAAAATTCATCCTACTTTCACTCAATCAGAAGTTATTCATAAAACTCACAAATTATCAAAAAGATCGGGACTTCGGAAGCTCCACCATTTTAGAGGAAATTTCAATCGGAATTTCCCATCCTACATTAGGCGCTCTTTTGGCTAAAAAATGGGACTTTCCTCCGGATCTAGTTCAAATGATCGAATTTCACCATAGACCTTTTATGAACGTAGACAGCGTGTATCACGACTTAGTGGAACTCGTTTATCTCGCCAATATGATGATGGATTATATCGATAAGAAAGCTTCCTTTTTCACGATAGACGAAACTATACTTCGTAAATACGATTTTGCAGATAAGAAAACATTCGAAGAAACCTGCGAGAAACTAAGAAAGTTATACGAAATTGCGAAAATGGAGAACTAA